A stretch of DNA from Endozoicomonas sp. 8E:
TTGCCTGTGGTAACCCTTATTGTGAATGGAAGTGCCCTGTGCACAACTATATTCCGGATTGGCTGAAGCTGGTTTCAGAAGGTAACTTGTTTGAAGCCGCTGAACTTTCTCATCAGACCAACAGTTTGCCGGAAGTCTGTGGTCGTGTATGTCCCCAGGATCGACTCTGTGAGGGCGCCTGTACCCTGAATGACGGGTTCGGTGCTGTAACTATTGGCGCGACTGAAAAATATATTACCGATACGGCACTGGCTCTGGGCTGGCGCCCGGATATGTCCAAGGTGGTGTGGACTGATAAAAAAGTGGCCGTGATCGGTGCCGGTCCTGCGGGTCTGGGTTGTGCAGACGTGCTAGTCAGAAATGGTGTAAAACCTGTTGTATTTGATAAGAACCCGGAAATTGGTGGCTTGCTGACGTTTGGTATTCCTGAATTCAAGCTTGAGAAATCAGTGATGTCCCGTCGTCGTGAAGTGTTCACAGAAATGGGCGTCGAATTCAGACTGAATACTGAAATCGGTAAAGATGTACTGATGGACGATCTGATGGAAGAGTACGATGCCGTCTTTATGGGTATGGGGACCTACACATACATGAAGGGTGGGTTTCCGGGTGAAGATCTTCCCGGTGTTCATGATGCTCTGCCTTTCCTCATTTCCAGCGTGAATCGTAATTTGGGCTTTGAAAAGAAAGCATCTGATTTCATTGGTATGAAGGGAAAGCGTGTCGTGGTTCTCGGTGGTGGTGACACTGCGATGGACTGTAACCGTACTTCTATCCGTCAGGGCGCTCAGTCAGTCACATGTGCCTACCGTCGTGACGAAGAGAATATGCCCGGCTCGCGCCGTGAAGTGGCCAATGCCAGACAGGAGGGTGTCAAGTTCCTGTTTAATCGTCAGCCCGTTGAGATTGTCGGTAATGGAAAGGTAGAAGGTGTCAAGGTCATCACCACCAAACTGGGTGAGCCTGATGAGCAGGGACGTCGTCGACCTGAGCCGGTTCCGGGCAGTGAGGAAATACTGGAAGCCGATGCGGTGCTGATTGCTTTTGGGTTCCGTCCAAGTCCTGCTGACTGGTTTGAGTCTCACTCTATCGAGTTGAACGAGTGGGGAGGCGTTGTTGCGCTGGAGCAGGCCAATTACAAGTTCCAGACTTCCAATCCTAAAATTTTTGCAGGTGGAGATATGGTTCGCGGCTCTGACTTGGTGGTTACAGCGATCTGGGAAGGCCGTCAGGCGGCTGAAGGGATCATGGACTACCTTGATGTCTGATCTTGAAAGCTTGTCGGGATAAATGCTCCTGATCGGCGGATTATTTGTCAATAAGGGGGGGAATGAGTATTCTCCCCCCTTTTATTTTGTAACATCGTAGTTTCTTTTGGCCGGGAGAGGCTTTTAAATGTCTGCCTTGGCCTTCTTTAAGATTTACTGCACTGTCCCTGAATCCTGGAAACCCCATGACTGAGCTGAAAAATGACCGCTTTCTGAGGGCTCTGCTGAAAG
This window harbors:
- a CDS encoding FAD-dependent oxidoreductase, with the translated sequence MSQFNNRFNNHFQFVEVGREDPEKKALQVRKSDFVEIYESYSEKQAKQQSHRCLACGNPYCEWKCPVHNYIPDWLKLVSEGNLFEAAELSHQTNSLPEVCGRVCPQDRLCEGACTLNDGFGAVTIGATEKYITDTALALGWRPDMSKVVWTDKKVAVIGAGPAGLGCADVLVRNGVKPVVFDKNPEIGGLLTFGIPEFKLEKSVMSRRREVFTEMGVEFRLNTEIGKDVLMDDLMEEYDAVFMGMGTYTYMKGGFPGEDLPGVHDALPFLISSVNRNLGFEKKASDFIGMKGKRVVVLGGGDTAMDCNRTSIRQGAQSVTCAYRRDEENMPGSRREVANARQEGVKFLFNRQPVEIVGNGKVEGVKVITTKLGEPDEQGRRRPEPVPGSEEILEADAVLIAFGFRPSPADWFESHSIELNEWGGVVALEQANYKFQTSNPKIFAGGDMVRGSDLVVTAIWEGRQAAEGIMDYLDV